DNA sequence from the Anguilla anguilla isolate fAngAng1 chromosome 4, fAngAng1.pri, whole genome shotgun sequence genome:
CTCACTCTGGACCCTAACACAGTGAATCAacacctctgtctgtctgaggggaacagaaagGTGACCCATGTGGCACAGATCCAGTCACATCCTggtcatccagagagatttgagtgcTTGCAGAACACTTCATATCCCCTGACATGGGATCCAAATGCTGGATCATACATAGAACCCTATACAGGTTATAATAGCTACAGAATGAGTGGGGATCAGAAGAAGTTACAAATGGagagattaaaaatgtatgcccaagtgctgtgcagagagggtctgTCTGGATGCTGTTACTGGGAGACTGAGTGGAGCAGGACTGGGGAGGTTTCTATAGCAGTCTCATATAAAGAGATCAGCAGGCAAGGGCAGGGTGATGAGGGCATAATGGGAAATAATGACAAGTCCTGGAGTTTGCGCTTCTCTAACAGCAATGGCTCTTTCTGGTACAATAATGTGAGCACTAGAATCCCTGTTCCCCGCTCCTCCAGAATAGGAGTGTACCTGGATCACAGGGCaggaactctgtccttctacagcgtctctgacacaatgaccctcctgcacagagtccagaccAAATTCACTCAGCCCCTCTATCCTGGGTTTTGGGTCTGGGGAGTTGGATCTTCAGTAAAACTGCGTAAtctggaaagagagaaagggaagatcAGCTGTAATTAGAATGAGAGATAAACACACTACattgagacagagaggagaagtaaataaaatataagattAAATTTTAGGTTCTGATGAGgtgctcagtcagtaaaggccCCCACCATGAACACAACTTTACACCTCTACCAGCACTGGGGTCAGAGGGGCACATTTTACACAGTTCTACACCTCTACCAGCACTGGGGTCAGAGGGGCACATTTTACACAGTTCTACACCTCTACCAGCACTGGGGTCAGAGAGGCACATTTTACACAGTTCTACACCTCTACCAGCCCTGGGGTCAGATGGGCACATTTTACACAGTTCTACACCTCTACCAGCACTGGGGTCAGAGGGGCACATTTTACACAGTTCTGAGAGAAGCCAAGGAGTGTGTGGAGGTCTCTTCTCCATAGACTGTCCCAAAATCACTGTGCAGGATCCCATCTTGGGaggtgcagtgagtagcactgtcACCTGACAGCAAGAAGGTTACGGGTTCGAATCCAGCCTGTGCCCTTCTTCTCTTTGAGTTTgcagcaaatgtttttttttttgttttcttcactttatctttatctttttcTGCAACATTTACACTTGATTTTcatgatttataaaatgtgtacaCGCTCTTAAACACGAGATAAAGTAACGCTTACAGTACTGATGCTTCTTGTCTGTAACCTGCAAGAGAGCCTCCCGAATGGGAAGATGTAAATGCTGGTGTAGAAACTTAGAGGCTCAGAGAAACCCTCTTCACTTCAAGAGAACAGAGTGAACACTGAGCTCTAACCGTATGATACTCGTACTATCATAGTTAGTATTTACATTAATCAAACTAttaattcttttattttcagtttctccaGTTTCCTCTTTTTTGATTATCTATTTTCACCTGTACACAAAGCAGTGACATAGCTTATATTACAATCATAGAAATCATGCCATATATTCTTTCAGATCAATAGGGTCAGCATCTGTGTGATCAGTAGAGGTCACTTGTaagaatcttttattttttgcttatgTTATGGAAACACCATATTATAGACCACCCAGactatttttattgaaaaaaactgTGTAACAATCCATTGGGCACTGATGACTTTATTTGTGGGTTTGTGGattcaataaaatgtgcaaatgctTCATTAAGAACTGTGGCCTGGTTTTGGTGTCTGTTAGAAATAGAACCTTATTGGTGTAGGGCATCAGGCAATAACCTGCAtctcgtcatcatcatcatcatcatcatcatcatcataaaacctttatttaaatctcAAAAGATCAGTGCCCATCATTTACAGTGATGTTCAGCTTAAACAtaccaaacacaaacataaacatctCGCACAAACCTACCAAACATCCCTGCTTACCTGGGGAAACAGGTGGTGGCTGCTTGAGATTCACCTCTGATAGATGCTGACAGAATTCCTCAATGTAAGAGATGATTGGCTGAGTCGCAGTATGAATAactgccaccatttcttttttattttttctcaccactctttgagtgttttttttcttctcttttctttcacaGACACCTCCTGCTCTGTATTAATGCAgtgcaaaaaagtttttttattaaacaaatttatcacaattaagaaaaaaaaaacagaattcctGGACTTGCTGATGGCTGCACTCTAGTTAAAAGTAAAGCAAACATTTGCAAGCTGGATCAGGAATAATTACACTTCCATTTGCTAGACGCTAGATAAACTAGCTTCCTGGCTCCTGTGAATGCTGCAGGAGACAGCCACGGAGACAGTTAATCAGCCCAGTGCTAGCCAGGAACTGTGATTGGGGTGGCTAGCGGCATTAGCCCCGCAAGTTGGCTAGCTGGCGAGCCATATTATGTTCTTAATCGCAGGTGTGCTTAACAAGCTAGCGTTAGCTAATTAGCATGCTATGTGGCTAATGGCACAATCACCGGCTGAAAAATGAATAGAAAGTTAGGCGAACTTTTGCAGGCTGGATCAAAACAATCACGCTTGAAAGTTGGTAGTTGCCTGTTAAACCGAATGCCGTATttggaaatgcacagaaatTGTCTCgtgtgcagctgtttttttcgtcctgacaaaaaaaaaaattcctaacTCCAAAAGcctgacctcacaaaacatttcaacacGCCAAAACTTGAACTCCATAACTTTATAGACTGAGAGCAGTGAACAGCAACACAGCCGTGcagtgagagaggctgtgtgtttcACGAGCTGCTGAAAGTCTGCACTTTCTCCACACTCCCTGATCTGCTCAGCCTGGTCTCAGTCCAACACCACACACCCTGTAGCTGTGGGAAGAACCAGAATGTCaatcccactctctctgtcacgcagtttcagagaaagaaaacgtaactctgtttctgtcactgtgagcagtaaaatggctgaaggtggaGTTTCACTGGATCAGGATCAGTTCAGCTGTCCAATCTGTTTGGATCTACTGAAGGATCCGGTGGCTATTCACTGTGGACACAGTTTCTGTATGGGTTGTATTCAGGGCTGCTGGGATCAGGATGATCATACTGGTGTCTACAGCTGTCCCCATTGCAGAGAGACTTTCACCCCAAGGcctgttttaagaaaaaacaccatgctggctgaagtggtggagaaacttaagaagacaggactccaagctgctcctcctgctcactgttacgCTGGACCTGGAGATGTAGAGTGTGATTCCTGCACTGGGAGAAAGCGCAAAGCTGTCAAGTCCTGTCTGATGTGTCTGGCCTCTTACTGTGACACTCACCTCAAACTTCACAATGCACTCCACCCAGGAAAGAGACATAAGCTGATCGATGCttctgaaaacctgcaggagaagatctgctCTCACCATGACAAACTGCTGGAGGTTTACTGCCAGACAGATCAGCAGTGTATCTGCTATCTGTGTACGATGGATAAACACAAAGGGCATAAAAAAGtttcagctgcagcagcaaggactgagaaacaggtaagCACTGAAACTCCTACACAAAACACTCAAAGCTTTTTTACAGTAATGATATACATCATTTTGACTTATACCTCCAATATGTAGGTTTATGACACATGTTTTATAtactttgtttaaaatatttatgaaatgcatttgaaatattttatatattttgaaaaataatcgAACAGCACAGTTAATTCCAAGCAGAAGTACACAGTAATTAAGAAGTAAGAGCAGGAAGTGAACTCAAGTCAGCTCTCTGTGACAGCTCTGttcacacccctcacccccctatTCACTCCATGAACGGGAATCAACATGACTGGAGCAGCTAGTTCACTCACGTATTTTAGAAGCTTGAACTGTAAGGCCAGGGCACTTCAACACACTGACGTGCTATACAGACAACATCAtagaatttgtttaatttggagTAATTCTTGTAAtgtgatatgaaaaaaaaattctgtccacagaagcagctgggtgtaacacagagtaaattccagcagagaatccaggagagagagaagaagctgcaggatctgagacaggctgtgcagtcactcaaggtgggtactgaccagaggagaagacaaGAGCTACctgctggaagagccatttcagggctcagtcagggctctcctccagtcagccagtgagGAGCCCAGTGTTGGGTCACTTTCCAGCCCTGTGGGGCTCAAtcccactgagccacactgtggggaacaggctgtctggggtcccagtaagagctgagtgaaaggcctagttaaaatgtacagccctcctctctctgtgtctcctcacatgctctgcacaggcagcactggaggacagcgagaggatctttactgagctgatcCACTCCATTGAGAGAAGGAgctctgaggtgaaagagctgatcagAAATCAGGAGAATGTTGCGGAGAGTCAGGCTGAAGGACTCCTGGAgcgactggagcaggagattgctgagctgaggaggagagacgctgagctggagcagttttcacacacagaggatcacatccagttcctccaggtaacatcactggctctctgacagtctgcaccatgtacattgtacatacatGGAAAAGTGTGTTCCTCATTTACAAAGAGCAATACAGGGTTAAATGTTATGCAAATTGGCATAATTGTGTGCCTGACATTGTAAAGTATCCAGCTATAAAATGGACAGCTAATtggtcaaatacaaattttcaCTCTTGCTTGTCTaaccacacaaacacccatTCAAGTTTActgggcacagcacagcaccaagTGTGTAATCAACACTGGTGTGGAGTTGAATCAGCCTCCTATATACCTAATAAATCAACACTAAAATAATTGATTGAAAAAGACGAACCCTGAACACAGGTACAGGTCTGAAAATACCCTTTTCGCACGTTCATCTCACTCCAGATTTTTTAATCCCAGTAATTTTCTGTGTTGAGactgttctctgtctgtctgtctgtctttctgcagAGCTTTCAGTCTTTCTGTGTAcctcctggacctggagacatacccagcatcactgtcagtccACACGACTCTTTTGAGACTCTGAAGAAATCTTTCTCTGAACTGAAAGAGCAGCTGGAGGACATCTTCAAGGTGGAACTGGTCAAAATATCTAAATCAGGTATTTAAAAGCTTTATggagcaaaataatttttttctagtttttattCCATCAAAAACAATGGTCACATACAGCAAAGTGATTATAATTATCTGTTAGACTCTACAGTACATACTGAGAATAGTTGAAATCCATCTCAATGTAGACCTTATCCTCAGACAGTCTCCATCCTGAAATTTCTCTTTGTCCCTCTCTATATATGCATATATCtttctttttgacattttctctcactctgtctctgcagTGAAAGAAGTCTATACTGTAGAGCCCAGCACCAGAGAGGATTTCTTACAGTGTGAGTGCTCGCTCTGAAACTCagctgagaaacacacacaggaagagtgATCACtgccatgcaaacacacacacacacacactcacacacacacacaaaaacacacatgcacacggacacacacactcacacaaacacacactcacggacacacacactcacacaaacacacactcacgcacacacacacacacacacgcgcatacacacacatactcatgcacacggacacacacactcatacaaacacacacacatacacacacacacacactcacacacacacacacacacacaaaaacacacacgcacactcacacacacacaaaaacagacatgcacacacacactcacacctatgcacacacacacacactctctcacacacacacatgcacacacacacacacacacactctctcacacaaacacatgcacacacacagacacactctctcacacacacacacacacacacacacacacacacacacactcacacactgatcagCCTGGTTGCCTTTCATTACCTTGCAGGGTGGGggaaccattttttatttcaggaaaatacggtctgaaatgtttcagaaaattcaaaaCCAAGTGTGTGAGTTTCAGTGACATGTGTATGGAGATTAAACTAAAATCACGATGTCTTGTATGAAtggagaaaataattaattacaaatgGACCCTAGGTGGACCTGTCCTCATAGTAATTCATAACCTTCTTATCCATCAGATTCCTGTCAGCTCACTCTGGACCCCAACACAGTGAATAAACACCTCgatctgtctgaggggaacagacaGGTGACCCATGTGGCACAGATCCAGTCACATCCTggtcatccagagagatttgagtgcTTGCAGAAAAATTCATATCCCCTGACATGGGATCGAAATACTGGATCATACATAGAATCCTATTCATCTTCAGGTTATAACAGCTATCAAATGAACGGGAATGAGAAGAAGTTACAAATGGagagattaaaaatgtatgcccaagtgctgtgcagtgagggtctgtctggacgctgttactgggaggctgagtggagCAGGACTGGGGAGGTTTCTATAGCAGTGTCTTATAAagagatcagcaggaaagggcaGGGCGATGAGGGTATAATGGGAAATAATGACAAGTCCTGGAGTTTGCGCTTCTCTCCCTCCAGATACCAATTCTGGCACAATAATGTGGGCACTGGAATACGTGTTACCTCATCCTCCACAATAGGAGTATACCTGGATCACAGGGCaggaactctgtccttctacagtgtctctgacacaatgaccctcctgcacagagtccacaccacattcactcagcccctCTATCCTGGGTTTTGGGTTTGGGGAGTTGGATCTTCAGTAAAACTGTGTGAtctggaaagagagaaagggaagatcAGCTGTAATtagaatgagagaaaaaaaaacactacagtgagacagagaggagaagtaaataaaatataagattAAATTTTAGGTTCTGATGAGgtgctcagtcagtaaaggccCCCACCATGAACACAACTTTACACCTCTACCTGCACTGGGGTCAGAGGGGCACATTTTACACAGTTCTGAAAGGAGCAAAGGAGTGTGTGGAGGTCTCTTCTCCATAGACTGTCCCAAAATCACTGTGCAGGATCCTATCTTGGGaggtgcagtgagtagcactgtcACCTGACAGCAAGAAGGTTCCGGGTTCAAATCCAGCCTGTGCCCTTCTGTCTTTGAGTTTGCagcaaatggtttttttttgttttcttcactttatctttatctttttcTGCAACATTTACACTTGATTTTcatgatttataaaatgtgtacaCGGTCTTAAACACGAGATAAAGTAACGCTTACAGTACTGATGCTTCTTGTCTGTAACCTGCAAGAGAGCCTCCTGAATGGGAAGATGTAAATGCTGGCGTAGAAACTTAGAGGCTCAGAGAAACCCTCTTCACTTCAAGAGAACAGAGTGAACACTGAGCTCTAACCGTATGATACTCGTACTATCATAGTTAGTATTTACATTAATCAAACTAttaattcttttattttcagtttctccaGTTTCCTCTTTTTTGATTGTCTATTTTCACCTGTACACAAAGCAGTGACATAGCTTATATTACAATCATAGAAATCATGCCATACATTCTTTCAGATCAATAGGGTCAGCATCTGTGTGATCAGTAGAGGTCATTTGTaagaatcttttatttttagcttaTGTTATGGAAACACCATATTATAGACCACCC
Encoded proteins:
- the LOC118225957 gene encoding tripartite motif-containing protein 16-like, yielding MSIPLSLSRSFRERKRNSVSVTVSSKMAEGGVSLDQDQFSCPICLDLLKDPVAIHCGHSFCMGCIQGCWDQDDHTGVYSCPHCRETFTPRPVLRKNTMLAEVVEKLKKTGLQAAPPAHCYAGPGDVECDSCTGRKRKAVKSCLMCLASYCDTHLKLHNALHPGKRHKLIDASENLQEKICSHHDKLLEVYCQTDQQCICYLCTMDKHKGHKKVSAAAARTEKQKQLGVTQSKFQQRIQEREKKLQDLRQAVQSLKAALEDSERIFTELIHSIERRSSEVKELIRNQENVAESQAEGLLERLEQEIAELRRRDAELEQFSHTEDHIQFLQSFQSFCVPPGPGDIPSITVSPHDSFETLKKSFSELKEQLEDIFKVELVKISKSVKEVYTVEPSTREDFLQYSCQLTLDPNTVNKHLDLSEGNRQVTHVAQIQSHPGHPERFECLQKNSYPLTWDRNTGSYIESYSSSGYNSYQMNGNEKKLQMERLKMYAQVLCSEGLSGRCYWEAEWSRTGEVSIAVSYKEISRKGQGDEGIMGNNDKSWSLRFSPSRYQFWHNNVGTGIRVTSSSTIGVYLDHRAGTLSFYSVSDTMTLLHRVHTTFTQPLYPGFWVWGVGSSVKLCDLEREKGKISCN